In Pseudomonas deceptionensis, a single window of DNA contains:
- a CDS encoding lytic transglycosylase domain-containing protein produces MSSFKGNSINSDALTRLVKAIAVAVSATLAGCQSMDHSAQTAERPSLKVAKRTPQQPLWLSEKPSPVAPQDVWERMRQGFKLQDGQNVNPRIEQQRLWFASNPSFLENAGERGSLYIHYIVERLEERNMPLELALLPAIESAYNPMAYSHANAVGLWQFIPSTGRYFNLRQTRAYDGRRDITASTLAALNYLNRLHDMFNGDWLLALAAYNAGEGTVSRAIERNEKLGLPTDYWNLPLPQETKDYVPKLLALSQVVLAPEAYGINLNPIANEPYFEMVEIKQSMDLSRVAALAEIDEDEMFQLNPAYKQRATIDGPQHLLVPTSKAQLLTASLSNLKPEELVSLRPKKPVFDNIASTQPARLNRKYRVKSGDNLTLIAKANKVDVKDLQHWNKLSGNNLKAGQILVMQDTRKPTAKKPTQYKVKKGDSLYIVAKRFNVEMQHLKRWNPSSAKALKPGQMLTVSSPR; encoded by the coding sequence ATGTCGTCATTTAAAGGTAACTCCATCAACTCAGACGCATTGACGCGCTTGGTTAAAGCCATCGCGGTGGCTGTGTCCGCCACTCTCGCGGGCTGCCAATCCATGGATCATTCGGCACAAACCGCCGAAAGACCCAGCCTTAAAGTAGCCAAACGTACTCCGCAGCAGCCTTTGTGGCTCAGTGAAAAGCCTAGCCCCGTCGCCCCGCAAGATGTGTGGGAACGGATGCGCCAGGGTTTCAAGCTGCAAGACGGTCAGAACGTAAACCCCCGCATTGAACAACAGCGCCTGTGGTTTGCCAGCAACCCGTCGTTTCTCGAAAACGCCGGCGAGCGCGGCAGCCTTTACATCCACTACATTGTGGAACGCCTCGAAGAGCGCAACATGCCGCTGGAACTGGCCCTGCTGCCAGCCATCGAAAGCGCCTACAACCCAATGGCGTATTCCCACGCCAATGCGGTCGGGCTCTGGCAGTTCATCCCTTCGACGGGTCGCTACTTCAATTTGCGTCAAACCCGGGCCTACGACGGTCGTCGTGACATTACGGCCTCAACCCTTGCAGCCCTCAATTACCTGAACCGTCTGCACGACATGTTCAACGGTGACTGGCTGCTGGCCCTGGCCGCTTACAACGCTGGCGAAGGCACCGTAAGCCGGGCCATCGAGCGCAATGAAAAGCTCGGCCTGCCGACCGACTACTGGAACCTGCCACTGCCGCAGGAAACCAAAGACTACGTTCCGAAACTCCTGGCCCTGTCACAAGTGGTTCTGGCCCCTGAGGCCTACGGCATCAACCTGAACCCGATCGCCAACGAACCCTACTTCGAAATGGTCGAGATCAAGCAGTCCATGGACTTGTCTCGCGTGGCAGCGCTGGCCGAGATCGACGAAGACGAGATGTTCCAGCTCAACCCCGCCTACAAACAGCGCGCCACCATTGATGGCCCGCAGCACTTGCTGGTGCCCACCTCCAAAGCGCAACTGCTGACCGCCAGCCTGTCCAACCTGAAGCCGGAAGAGCTGGTTAGCCTGCGCCCTAAAAAGCCGGTGTTTGACAACATCGCAAGCACTCAGCCTGCCCGCCTCAACCGCAAGTACCGGGTTAAAAGTGGCGACAACCTGACCCTGATCGCCAAGGCGAACAAGGTCGATGTCAAAGACCTGCAGCACTGGAACAAGCTCAGCGGCAACAACCTCAAGGCAGGTCAAATCCTGGTCATGCAGGACACGCGCAAGCCAACAGCCAAAAAGCCGACGCAGTACAAGGTCAAGAAAGGCGATTCGCTGTACATCGTGGCCAAGCGGTTCAACGTTGAGATGCAACATCTCAAGCGCTGGAACCCGAGCAGCGCCAAAGCCCTTAAACCCGGGCAGATGCTGACTGTCTCCAGTCCACGCTAA
- a CDS encoding extracellular solute-binding protein: MRPLLTLFISLALSSPAGATLSESHGYAQFGTLKYPATFTHFDWVNPDAPKGGTLKVMAFGTFDTLNPYTFKGTSPVSTPNFLQYGVNELNETLMAGTGQYAPSGDEPTSSYGLIAQSVEYNEDRSWVVFNLRPEARFHDGAPITAYDVAFSYNLLLKEGHPQYRTNLQEVLRVDVLGPKRIRFVFKRAGNPLLILRLGELPVLPQHYWAKRDFKATTFEPPLGSGPYRITKVTPGRQVIFEHVKNWWGANLPVNRGKYNFDRVEVEFYRDSDVAFEAFKAGEFDIYIEHQAKNWANGYNFPAVRRGDVIKAEITHQIPTQTQGLFMNSRRPTFEQTKVREALGLMFDFEWTNRALFNSAYQRAASYYPNSEFSATGIPQGHEWLMLSPYRNQLPPEMFSQPFALSQTKGEGIPRQTLRQALGLLAEGGWTLSGQRLLNSDGKPLRFEILLVNPNLERILQPYVENLASIGIDARLRTVDRAQYKQRLDQFDFDMILMTLDQTLSPGLEQWQYFHSSQAGVKGSKNYAGVSNPVVDHLLERLLAAQTRDEQLSAGRALDRVLLWQYYIIPNWYLNYHRLAYRNRFAFVTTPPYTLGLSAWWLKPTEKKQ, translated from the coding sequence ATGCGTCCCCTCCTTACGCTATTTATCAGCCTGGCCTTGAGCTCCCCTGCAGGCGCAACCCTGAGCGAAAGCCACGGTTATGCGCAGTTCGGCACACTCAAATACCCGGCCACGTTCACCCATTTCGACTGGGTCAACCCGGACGCGCCCAAAGGCGGGACCTTGAAGGTCATGGCGTTCGGCACCTTCGACACGCTCAACCCTTACACCTTCAAAGGCACCAGCCCGGTATCGACCCCCAACTTCCTGCAATACGGGGTCAATGAGCTAAACGAAACGCTGATGGCCGGGACTGGCCAATACGCCCCCTCCGGCGACGAGCCCACCTCCAGCTATGGGTTGATCGCACAGTCGGTGGAGTACAACGAAGACCGTAGCTGGGTGGTCTTTAACCTGCGCCCCGAAGCCCGATTTCACGACGGCGCCCCGATTACGGCCTACGACGTAGCGTTCTCATACAACCTGCTGCTCAAAGAAGGTCATCCGCAATACAGGACCAACCTCCAGGAGGTCCTGCGGGTAGATGTTCTGGGGCCCAAGCGCATCCGTTTTGTATTCAAGCGCGCGGGCAACCCCTTGCTGATTCTGCGCCTGGGCGAATTGCCCGTGCTGCCCCAGCACTACTGGGCAAAACGCGACTTTAAGGCCACCACCTTTGAACCCCCACTGGGCAGCGGCCCGTACCGCATCACCAAGGTCACCCCCGGTCGACAAGTGATTTTTGAGCATGTCAAAAACTGGTGGGGCGCCAACCTGCCGGTCAACCGTGGCAAATACAACTTCGACCGCGTGGAAGTGGAGTTCTACCGCGACAGCGATGTCGCGTTCGAAGCCTTTAAAGCCGGCGAGTTCGATATCTATATCGAACACCAGGCCAAGAACTGGGCCAATGGCTATAACTTCCCCGCAGTACGCCGTGGTGACGTGATCAAAGCCGAAATCACCCACCAGATCCCGACTCAAACCCAAGGGCTGTTCATGAACAGCCGCCGCCCGACCTTTGAGCAAACCAAAGTCCGCGAGGCTCTGGGTTTGATGTTCGACTTTGAATGGACCAATCGCGCCCTGTTCAACAGCGCCTACCAGCGCGCTGCAAGCTATTACCCCAATAGTGAGTTCTCGGCCACAGGCATTCCCCAGGGGCATGAATGGCTGATGCTGTCGCCTTACCGCAACCAGCTGCCGCCCGAGATGTTCAGCCAGCCCTTCGCCCTGTCGCAAACCAAGGGCGAGGGAATTCCTCGGCAAACCCTGCGTCAGGCGCTGGGCCTTTTGGCTGAGGGCGGATGGACGCTGTCGGGGCAACGCCTGCTAAACAGCGACGGTAAACCGCTTCGTTTCGAAATATTGCTGGTAAACCCGAACCTTGAGCGCATCCTGCAACCCTATGTGGAAAACCTGGCGAGTATCGGCATCGACGCCCGCTTGCGTACCGTAGACCGCGCCCAATACAAGCAGCGACTGGATCAATTCGATTTCGACATGATCCTGATGACCCTCGACCAGACCCTGAGCCCCGGTCTTGAGCAGTGGCAGTACTTCCACTCCAGCCAGGCCGGGGTCAAGGGCAGCAAAAACTATGCAGGCGTGTCCAACCCGGTTGTCGACCACTTGTTGGAGCGATTGCTGGCAGCCCAGACCCGTGACGAACAATTGTCGGCCGGACGAGCCCTGGACCGCGTGCTGTTGTGGCAGTACTACATCATTCCTAACTGGTATCTGAATTATCACCGCCTGGCGTACCGCAACCGGTTCGCCTTTGTGACTACGCCGCCCTACACCCTGGGCCTTAGCGCGTGGTGGCTTAAGCCTACGGAGAAAAAACAATGA
- a CDS encoding extracellular solute-binding protein, which produces MMPLRTLLKPLAGLLLAGFASAALAAPQHALTLYDEPPKYPADFKHVDYVNPDAPKGGTFRKSALGSFDSLNPFINKGVPADDIDLTYDTLARQTLDEPFTSYGLIAEKIEKAPDNSWVRFYLRPQAKFSDGHPIRAEDVVFSFDTLMKNGSPLYKGYYSDVDQAIAENPLQVKFTFKHNKNRELPMILGQLPVLPKHWWETREFGKGNLEVPPGSGPYTIKEIKPGRSIRYERNKDYWGKDLPINKGLYNFDAVTVDYFRDNSVAFEALKAGQFDYWLEISAKNWAGAYNAPAFTQGRLIKEEIRNHNPTGMQGFVFNLRKPMFQDVRVREALSLLFDFEWANKQLFSGAYARTGSYFENSEMAAKAPPTEEELAILEPLRGQIPDQVFTEVFKPNVTDASGMIRDQQRRAYQLLQDAGWRIVDDKMVDAQGKPVTIEFLLAQTDFERILLPYKRNLSDLGIDLQIRRVDTSQYLNRLRSRDYDMIVGSFPQSSSPGSEQREYWESQSIDKPGSRNFIGLKDPAIDQLTEGLINAESRQSLINHARALDRVLQWGFYVIPNWHIKTWRVAYSSHIGHPEVTPKYDIGTATWWAKPDAKPATPTKPTSASLEP; this is translated from the coding sequence ATGATGCCTTTGCGTACGTTGCTCAAGCCCCTTGCCGGCTTGCTGTTGGCCGGTTTTGCCAGCGCGGCGCTGGCCGCCCCTCAACATGCCTTGACCCTCTATGACGAGCCGCCGAAATACCCGGCCGACTTCAAGCATGTCGATTACGTGAACCCGGACGCCCCCAAGGGCGGGACGTTTCGCAAATCCGCGCTGGGCAGCTTTGACAGCCTCAACCCCTTTATCAACAAAGGCGTACCGGCCGACGACATTGATCTGACCTACGACACCCTGGCCCGGCAGACCCTCGATGAACCTTTCACGTCCTACGGCCTGATCGCCGAAAAAATCGAAAAGGCCCCCGATAACAGCTGGGTGCGTTTTTACCTGCGCCCCCAGGCAAAGTTCAGTGACGGTCATCCGATTCGTGCCGAAGACGTCGTGTTCAGCTTCGATACCCTGATGAAAAACGGCTCACCGCTGTACAAGGGCTACTACAGCGATGTCGACCAGGCCATCGCGGAAAACCCGTTGCAGGTGAAATTCACCTTCAAGCACAACAAGAATCGCGAATTACCGATGATTCTTGGCCAGCTCCCGGTTCTGCCAAAGCACTGGTGGGAAACACGGGAGTTCGGCAAAGGCAATCTTGAAGTACCGCCAGGCAGCGGGCCTTACACCATCAAAGAGATCAAGCCCGGACGTTCAATCCGTTACGAGCGCAACAAGGACTACTGGGGCAAGGACCTGCCGATCAACAAGGGGCTGTACAACTTTGACGCGGTTACCGTCGATTACTTTCGCGACAACAGCGTCGCGTTCGAAGCCCTCAAGGCCGGGCAGTTTGATTACTGGCTGGAAATCAGCGCCAAGAACTGGGCCGGCGCCTACAACGCCCCGGCATTCACCCAGGGCCGTTTGATAAAAGAAGAAATCCGCAACCACAACCCGACAGGCATGCAAGGTTTCGTCTTCAACCTGCGCAAACCCATGTTCCAGGACGTGCGTGTGCGCGAGGCTCTAAGCCTGCTGTTCGACTTTGAATGGGCCAACAAGCAGCTGTTCAGCGGCGCCTACGCCCGTACCGGCAGCTATTTCGAAAACTCGGAAATGGCCGCCAAAGCGCCGCCGACCGAAGAAGAACTGGCCATTTTGGAGCCCTTGCGCGGCCAGATCCCCGATCAGGTATTCACAGAAGTCTTCAAACCGAATGTCACCGACGCCAGCGGCATGATTCGCGACCAACAGCGCCGCGCCTACCAATTGCTGCAAGACGCCGGCTGGCGCATCGTCGACGACAAAATGGTCGACGCACAGGGCAAGCCGGTAACAATCGAGTTTCTGCTGGCACAAACCGACTTTGAGCGAATCCTGCTGCCCTACAAACGCAACCTCAGCGACCTGGGCATCGACTTGCAGATTCGCCGGGTCGACACCTCCCAGTACCTGAACCGTCTGCGCTCACGGGATTACGACATGATCGTCGGCAGCTTCCCGCAATCGAGTTCACCCGGCAGTGAACAGCGCGAGTACTGGGAATCGCAGAGCATCGACAAGCCCGGCAGCCGCAACTTTATCGGCCTCAAGGACCCGGCTATCGACCAGTTGACTGAAGGCCTGATCAACGCCGAGTCAAGGCAAAGCCTGATCAACCATGCCAGGGCGCTGGACCGTGTATTGCAGTGGGGCTTCTACGTGATCCCCAACTGGCACATCAAAACCTGGCGCGTGGCCTACTCGAGTCATATCGGCCATCCCGAAGTGACCCCAAAGTACGACATTGGTACCGCTACATGGTGGGCAAAGCCTGACGCCAAACCTGCCACCCCGACTAAACCTACAAGCGCGAGCCTGGAGCCTTAA
- a CDS encoding microcin C ABC transporter permease YejB: MLAYIFRRLLLIIPTLFGILLINFIIIQAAPGGPVEQMIAKLEGFDGATSRIAGGGSEVSVAGSNYRGAQGLDPELIKEIEKMYGFDKSAPERLWIMIKNYARLDFGESFFRDAKVIDLIKEKMPVSISLGLWSTLIMYLVSIPLGIAKATRHGSHFDVWTSSLIIVGYAIPAFLFAILLIVLFAGGSYFDWFPLRGLTSNNFNELSVGGKILDYFWHLALPVTALVIGNFATMTLLTKNSFLDEINKQYVVTAKAKGLTNHRVLYGHVFRNAMLLVIAGFPSAFIGIFFTGSLLVEVIFSLDGLGLMSFEAAINRDYPVVFGTLFIFTLVGLVVKLIGDLSYTLVDPRIDFESREH, from the coding sequence ATGCTGGCTTATATATTCAGGCGACTGCTGCTGATTATTCCGACGCTATTCGGGATTTTGCTGATCAACTTCATCATCATCCAGGCCGCCCCCGGTGGCCCGGTGGAACAGATGATCGCCAAGCTCGAAGGCTTTGATGGCGCCACCAGCCGTATCGCGGGCGGGGGTTCCGAGGTCTCGGTGGCGGGCTCCAACTATCGCGGCGCACAGGGGTTGGACCCGGAGCTGATCAAGGAAATCGAAAAGATGTACGGCTTCGACAAATCGGCGCCGGAACGCTTGTGGATCATGATCAAGAACTACGCCCGGCTAGATTTCGGCGAGAGCTTCTTTCGTGACGCCAAAGTCATAGACCTGATCAAGGAGAAGATGCCGGTCTCCATCTCTCTGGGATTGTGGAGCACCCTGATCATGTACCTGGTGTCAATCCCGCTGGGGATCGCCAAGGCCACGCGGCACGGCAGCCACTTTGACGTCTGGACCAGCTCGTTGATCATCGTGGGCTACGCGATCCCGGCCTTCCTGTTTGCCATCCTGTTGATCGTACTGTTTGCCGGGGGCAGCTATTTTGACTGGTTCCCGTTACGCGGCCTGACCTCCAACAACTTCAATGAACTGAGTGTGGGCGGCAAGATCCTCGATTACTTCTGGCACCTGGCGTTACCGGTCACCGCGCTGGTGATCGGCAACTTCGCGACCATGACCTTGCTGACCAAAAACAGCTTTCTGGATGAGATCAACAAGCAGTATGTAGTGACCGCCAAGGCCAAGGGGCTGACCAACCACCGCGTGCTCTACGGCCATGTTTTTCGCAATGCAATGCTGCTGGTGATTGCCGGCTTCCCCTCAGCCTTTATCGGGATCTTCTTCACCGGCTCATTGCTGGTTGAAGTGATCTTCTCCCTGGACGGTCTGGGCCTGATGAGCTTCGAGGCCGCAATCAACCGCGACTATCCCGTAGTGTTCGGCACCCTGTTCATTTTTACGCTGGTCGGGCTGGTGGTGAAACTGATCGGAGACCTCTCATACACCCTGGTTGATCCGCGTATCGACTTTGAAAGCAGGGAGCATTGA